GCAAGCTCCTGCAGGCGGTTGTTGGACTCAGCAATATTGGCCGGGTCGCCGCCCAGACGCGTGATGAAGGTATTGATGCGGCGGCCGTCAATCAGCTCCTTTGCCTTGGCGTAGTCATAGCCTGATCCCATGCCGATGGCGGCGTTGGCTCCGCTGGCGGCGGGCACCGTGCCATGCACCATCACACCCGCCAGATCCTCCAGCCCCATCAGCGAGACCAGGTTCGCGGCCCGTGCATGCGCAGGCAAACGCCAGTCTTCATAGGCGTCCAGCTTGCCATTGTGGTTCAGATCTTTGAACTGCAGGCCGTTGACGGTCAGCAAAGACACCTGGCGGTGTCCAAGTTCGGGCTGCCGCCGCGTGGCGTTCTGGGCAGCCAGTTGCTGGGCAAAAATCGAGGCAGTGAGAAAAAGTCCGATTGGAAAGCGCATCACGCGGAGATCATCGAAATCCGGCGGTACGTTTGTCAACCGCTAAGACGGCAGCACGCGCTTGCGGTGCAGTGCGTAATACAGCGGAATGCCGCAGAGGATAATCGCCGCGCCAATGCCGGAGTTCCGCGGCTGGTCCACAATGCTGAAAACCAGCAGGACCAGCGCACAAAGCACGAAGATGGCTGGAACCACCGGATAGAGCGGTACCGAGTAAGGCCGCTTTGCATCCGGTTCCCGCTTGCGGAAGACGAAGACCGATGCGGTAACGGCGGCGTAGAACAGCCATTCCGAGAAAATGGCCAGCGAAAACAGTCCCTGGAAGGTGTTGATCAGTAACAGCAGAATGCTGCTGAGCGCGGCCTGCAGAATCAGCGCTGCAGCCGGAGTCTTAAAGCGCGGATGCACCCATGCCAGCCAGCGGAAGAAGAGTCCATCGCGCGCCGCGGCAAAGGGAATGCGCGCTCCCGTCAGCGAGGAGCCGATAAAGGTGCTGCCATAGCCCACGGCCAGCACCGCAGAGAAGATCATCGCGGCCACCGGAGGCGCGCTGGTCAGCATGGCGGCCACCGCGGGACGGTCCGCATGAGCAATCGCCGTGGCCGGCAGGACAAACTGGATGGCCGCGTTGGTCAGCATGTACAGCACACCCACCACCGCCACACCCGCCACCAGAGCAATGGGCAGCGACTTCGACGGGTTCTTGATCTCCCCGGCGGTATGGGTTACATCAGACCAGCCATCGTAGGCCCACAGCGCTGCAATCAGCGCCACCATGAAGCCGGAGAAGCCGCCGCGTGCTCCGGTGAAGGTGGTGTGGAAGTTCGCCGTGGACCCATGACCACCGAAGAAGCAGATGCCCACGACGCCCAGCACCAGGAAGACCTTCATGATCAGCAACAGGCGCTGCGTATTGCCCGCCTTGCGGGTGCCGAGAATGTTGAGTCCGGTAATCATCCATGTAAAAGCGATAGCGACTAGCTGCCCCCACACAATATGTCCGATGACCGGCTTTGTGACAAAGCTGAAGAATGCGAAGTTTGCCAGCACGCGCACCACGCCGCTGGCGATAGAGGCAATGGAGGACGGCTTGGCGATGGTTACCTGCGTCCACATGAAGAC
Above is a genomic segment from Terriglobus tenax containing:
- a CDS encoding APC family permease, with the translated sequence MPSQSAPPAVHAELPRVLEASHATALVIGIIIGSGIFLVPSEMMQAVGSSVMVYMVWIVGGILSLFGAMTYAEISATRPRYGGEYAYLREAYGDLTGFVFMWTQVTIAKPSSIASIASGVVRVLANFAFFSFVTKPVIGHIVWGQLVAIAFTWMITGLNILGTRKAGNTQRLLLIMKVFLVLGVVGICFFGGHGSTANFHTTFTGARGGFSGFMVALIAALWAYDGWSDVTHTAGEIKNPSKSLPIALVAGVAVVGVLYMLTNAAIQFVLPATAIAHADRPAVAAMLTSAPPVAAMIFSAVLAVGYGSTFIGSSLTGARIPFAAARDGLFFRWLAWVHPRFKTPAAALILQAALSSILLLLINTFQGLFSLAIFSEWLFYAAVTASVFVFRKREPDAKRPYSVPLYPVVPAIFVLCALVLLVFSIVDQPRNSGIGAAIILCGIPLYYALHRKRVLPS